The genomic interval GCGGCAGGTCGGGGTGCACGACGTCCACTACGCGATGGTGGTCGTTCTCGCCATGGGCATCGGCCTGTTCGCCCCGCCGTTCGGCGTCGGTTACTACACCGCCTGCGCCATCAGCCGCATCAACCCGGACGAGGGCATGAAGCCCATCGTGGGCTACATGATCGCGCTCCTGATCGGCACGCTGATCGTCGCAGCCGTGCCCTGGTTATCGATCGGCTTCCTTTGACCAGCTCGGCAGGAGCCTCGCGGGAACCGCGAGGCTCCTGGTCAGGCGAATTTCGGCAGGTGCAGGGGCAGGCCGTCGCAAGGCATATTGATCTGCTCGACCTGGCCCTTGCCGACCTCCGTAACCCGCAGCTTCTTGCCCGCAAGCGTGAAGGCACAGTTCGTCGGCTGAGGCCCATCCAGGATCAGCCGATCGACCACTTCGCCGCGCCGGTCCAGCACCGTGACGTTCTTCTGGTTGTAGACGGTGCAATAAAGCCGGCCGTCCGCGCCGAAGGCCATCCCATCTGGTCCTTTGAAATCGGGATTGGCATCGGGCTGCAGGACGTTGCCGAAGAGGGCGCGTTTCGGCGCAGCTTCGCCGAGCACGTCATATCGATAGATCTCGCCGGTGAAGGACGCGTTGGCGTAGAGGTGGTTGTCGGGACCGAAGGCAACGCCGTTGGTGAAGCGGATCTTGCGATCGAGCACGCGGAGCACCTTCATGGCTGCCGGATCGATCTCGTATACACGGCCGTCCCAATCGAGATCCATATAGCCGTCCACGAAAGACTGGCCGTTGATGAAATCCTCCGCGGCCATTCCGGAATCGGTCATGTAGAGCAGTCCGTTCGGACCGAAGCAGAGATCGTTTGGAAACAGGAAGCGGTCCGAGCCTTCGCCCTGCATGCGCCGGACCTCGTTTCCGCTTTCGTCGATGCAGATCAGCGCCCGGAGGCCGGCCTCCGCGATCCAGATCCGCCCGTGGCCGTCAGTCGTCAGTCCATTCGGACGCCCGCCCGTCGTGCGGATGACGCGGCGATTGCCGCGAGGATCGAGCCGGGTGACGCAAAGAGTCGAAGCAGACATCTCCGTGACATACATCGAGCCGTCCGGCAGGCACACCGGGCCCTCCGGCGCCCCAATTCCGGTTGCGAACAGTGTCGACGCCATTCATCCCTCCCATTCTCGAATGTTACTCTCGTTAGGCGATGACCAGGCCGCTGGCCGGATCGATCAGCACCACGCGATTGAGGTCGATGGCGAGGTCGATCCGCTCGCCATGGCTGCTGACGTCGTGCGCCTGCAGCTCGGCAACCGCATCCACGCCGCCGACTTTGATGGTGGTGAAGGTGCGCGTCCCCGTCGGCTGAATGAGATCGGCAGTGGCCGAATAGGAGACGACGCCTTCGCGCAACGGTCCGCCGCTCGCCCAACTGAAGTGCTGGGGCCGAATGCCCAGGAGAATCTTTCGCCCATTCATGCCGGCCAGTGACCTCACCTTCGCGCTCGGAAGCGTCAGTTCACCGCCGGACTGAAACACAACTGCTGCGTCGGGGCCGTTTGTCTTGAGGGTCGCCGGGATGAGATTGATCGACGGAGATCCGAGGAAGCCGGCCACAAAGCCCGTACGGGGCTGCTCGAACAGTTCGAGCGGAGCGCCTTGCTGCTCGATCTTTCCGTCGCGCAGCAGCACGATCCGGTCGGCGAGCGTCATCGCCTCGACCTGATCGTGGGTGACGTAGATCATGGTCGTCGTGATCTCGTGGTGCAGACGCTTGATTTCGGTGCGCATCTCGTCGCGCAGCTGGGCGTCCAGGTTCGAGAGCGGCTCGTCGAACAGGAAGAGGTCGGCCTTGCGGACG from Bradyrhizobium arachidis carries:
- a CDS encoding ABC transporter ATP-binding protein translates to MADVKLSGVHKYYGNVHAVRGVNLTITDGEFAVLVGPSGCGKSTLLRTIAGLEDPDDGTITIGGAVVNDLRPRERNIAMVFQNYALYPYLTVNENIAFGLRARKTPEIEVRKRVSEAAEMLGIGNFLQRYPRQLSGGQRQRVAIGRAIVRKADLFLFDEPLSNLDAQLRDEMRTEIKRLHHEITTTMIYVTHDQVEAMTLADRIVLLRDGKIEQQGAPLELFEQPRTGFVAGFLGSPSINLIPATLKTNGPDAAVVFQSGGELTLPSAKVRSLAGMNGRKILLGIRPQHFSWASGGPLREGVVSYSATADLIQPTGTRTFTTIKVGGVDAVAELQAHDVSSHGERIDLAIDLNRVVLIDPASGLVIA
- a CDS encoding SMP-30/gluconolactonase/LRE family protein encodes the protein MASTLFATGIGAPEGPVCLPDGSMYVTEMSASTLCVTRLDPRGNRRVIRTTGGRPNGLTTDGHGRIWIAEAGLRALICIDESGNEVRRMQGEGSDRFLFPNDLCFGPNGLLYMTDSGMAAEDFINGQSFVDGYMDLDWDGRVYEIDPAAMKVLRVLDRKIRFTNGVAFGPDNHLYANASFTGEIYRYDVLGEAAPKRALFGNVLQPDANPDFKGPDGMAFGADGRLYCTVYNQKNVTVLDRRGEVVDRLILDGPQPTNCAFTLAGKKLRVTEVGKGQVEQINMPCDGLPLHLPKFA